The sequence below is a genomic window from Curtobacterium sp. MCPF17_002.
CACGGACTTCCCAGCCGGACGCGTTCGTGAACGTCTCGTGCAGCGGGGCGCCGAACAGCGAAGCGTTGCCGAAGGACGACGCGAGGTCGTTCGTCAGCAGGCCGATGCCGGTCTTGTTGATCTGCGCCTCGTGCAGCACCGAGTACAGCGAGAAGAAGATCGGCATCTGGATGAGCAGCGGCAGGCAGGAGCTGAGCGGGTTCGTCCCGGTCTCCTTGTACAGCGCCATGGTCTCGCGGCTCATGGCCTCACGCGAGAACTGGTCCTTCTTGCCCTTGTACTTGTCCTGGATCTTCTTGAGCTGCGGGGCCACCTCGAGCATGCGGCGCTGCGACTTGATCTGGCGCACGAAGATCGGGATGAGCGCGGCACGGACCACGAACGTCAGGAAGATGATGGAGAGGACCCAGGTGATGCCCGCGCCCGGGTCCATGCCGAGGTTCTCGAAGATCCAGTGGAAGCCGACGAGGATGGCCGAGACCACCCATTTGAGCGGCCAGAGGATCGTACCGATGAGGTCCATTGGGACGGTCACGCCTTTCGAGTGCGCTGGGGGAGCAGGACCGGGAGGGATGTCCCGACCGCGGTCTGCGGCTGCTGCTGGGTCGGCGCGAGCACGAACCCGAACCGGTTGACGTCGTAGGGACGGCGCCGTTCACGGACGTCGTCGATTCCCCCGGCTGCCCAGGGGTTGCATCGTGCGATGCGCCATGCGCCCATCGACGATCCACGGACGACGCCGTACTGCTGGATCGCCTCGAGCGCGTACCGCGAACACGAGGGGTGGTACCGGCAGACGTTCCCGTAGAGCGGGGAGATGACTGCGCGGTACGCACGCAGCACGACGACACACGCGTTGCGCGGGAGCAACGCGATGCCCCAGGCGAGTCGAGTCAACGCCCGCCCGGTCCACATGCTGCGGTTCATGCTGCCTTCTCCACACCACGCGCACAGGAGCGCGAGACGTCTTCGAGCAGGGTAGGCCATCCGGCCTGCGCAGCGGCTGGCAGTGCGCGGACCACCACGTCGTACCCGACGGGGACGTCCACGAGCAGTCCGTGCGCGATCGCCTTCAGGCGACGCCTGATCAGGTTGCGGGTCACGGCGTTGCCCACCGTCTTGGCGACGATGAAGCCGAAACGCGTCGGCCGGGCATCGACCACGCCATCGTCCGTGGGGCGACGGACCACCGATACGACGGCGTGCGCCGTGACGCTCCTGCGACCACGACGCACGACGGACCGGTAGTCGTCACCTCGGACGATGCGGTTGGCGCGGGCCAACACGATCGCTACCAGGTACCGAGACGTGACCGGACGGGACGGCACCCGTTCGAGCACTGCCCGTTCGAGCACTGCTCGTT
It includes:
- the yidC gene encoding membrane protein insertase YidC; amino-acid sequence: MDLIGTILWPLKWVVSAILVGFHWIFENLGMDPGAGITWVLSIIFLTFVVRAALIPIFVRQIKSQRRMLEVAPQLKKIQDKYKGKKDQFSREAMSRETMALYKETGTNPLSSCLPLLIQMPIFFSLYSVLHEAQINKTGIGLLTNDLASSFGNASLFGAPLHETFTNASGWEVRAIAGFMIVVMTASQFITQLQLVAKNMSPETKASPMYRQQKMMLYILPLVFVISGLSFPLGVMFYWLASNIWTMAQQYFVIRSMPTPGSEAALAREARLAKKAQRSGAATPVLAEAGAGAGAAEIEAVRVTTQRQQPVGKNRSKKNGKK
- the yidD gene encoding membrane protein insertion efficiency factor YidD — encoded protein: MNRSMWTGRALTRLAWGIALLPRNACVVVLRAYRAVISPLYGNVCRYHPSCSRYALEAIQQYGVVRGSSMGAWRIARCNPWAAGGIDDVRERRRPYDVNRFGFVLAPTQQQPQTAVGTSLPVLLPQRTRKA
- the rnpA gene encoding ribonuclease P protein component, encoding MLARANRIVRGDDYRSVVRRGRRSVTAHAVVSVVRRPTDDGVVDARPTRFGFIVAKTVGNAVTRNLIRRRLKAIAHGLLVDVPVGYDVVVRALPAAAQAGWPTLLEDVSRSCARGVEKAA